From Linepithema humile isolate Giens D197 chromosome 8, Lhum_UNIL_v1.0, whole genome shotgun sequence, one genomic window encodes:
- the Mgtor gene encoding nucleoprotein TPR isoform X1, giving the protein MEVVEENEPNVLREIANDEELAQIPQELVRKIHSHFNVKFDEFITAKAVFETNRKNLEQNLEKTQKEFAEQKLYLDEYKEKSELAEKNNAELCSNLEEVKNEVHKLQESVKRLEKENGDLRRQRDAVTDEANALQLQVERRDTEVERMRTELSSLSSQLQTAIATKCQTLAETEEIRSREMTLDFKEKRLEQERALLSQQMAGLEEELNKRTSELQTSRSEASGRALLIDTKLSQREEELRIANEANSQLRISISSLQQQCDELVQKVEQQRAHEIAINDSYQKEINAQKNLASLYESMKDDANAKAEAISNAASELQKLVDGTAEEYGILETKYNQLMLQHKQDIEEKEQNIESLTKELEHANELLKSIQQEKLDQAVEQLAPTAAITSRVLRKGLSLTQIYTKHVEISNELTLTQEENKRLKSEMEVIHRELEERAPLVQQQLQDYETAMNNVVTLTSRLDELLVENQRLHERADEANRIAKHHTQENQRLKTELADLARQVCYLLKEVQESRSGTRVENRNLSSSIDTDDILSSQIISKKLVTFKDIEELQENNQKLLAVVRVLSSRQEEIERATDEINSGEMKEKLDRYMEQLSEMQVSQDRQSKMLDGLLKQRDMYKNMYQQILKNSEKKKDETENDMEEGTSKAEEESKTTKSNQEKEEWSKKLKLVEDKLKHVSDEYEMYRKERTAHEKMLGEEVERLRKEAEANSARCCRLRAQLDSANERFTLLQGNVASYKTQIKTLEEKCTNYNVTIGKHEQSIMILKDETLGAQTRLSRAEVQLENVRQECRILRDSEGRLLKEREVYQRERQTQSLLKADMESIKASLERVQAEGQLRTEQRLDDANRECAALRRRLQEEQDRFRELTSHQERQLVILQDRLKEEREVSEKIKAQLDQARETEAQSSQKVDELSNKLRQAAAHSISKPLTGDEGLVKRVKELEIQLNTYQVEVKSLSEQLKAARQQNQQYCDIAESAETQLRELTAEYNKCKEELENALKESRVEIISLQKKVKDLSNDLARISNGRQETDSELRERLAEAERKVEELDELKGELELLKSDLKSVSITAKETEEKYAREMMQHSSDLQLLAKLKEEAQQVQQRISVLTQERNAALEALKIEKSASKEREQKLTNEIEETQKRVVDLDSQNTLLHNQIQELGDRVAIIQSQQTKISGRESPDTSLEALNKSFSSLEEDSKSVEQLLRVMKYLRREKDLAMAKSDVLRAENLRLKSQAEMAEKRLKESETLLNSEREKSEIDVMTTSKHAELLRKVETLNAITDSNRILREERDSLSAKVNELMAKVNALSEEVVPLRDISRDLTAKTEALAEENTSLKGEATRWRQRANTLLERANKASPEDWRRLQTERENLSKLLTSERETHAKRSEEFNQTKMEKSKLEEQLGQMQKQIQTLDEQMLRSSEEVRKLGQELNDALADSSSKAKDLVLLRKELSDKEAVLNDIRNKEIQIRKIAKKYKTQFEELARTVEEEKNRNEEARNEDTSGAAAQEREDQLREEGRQELRQMNVELTTKMDELTRQMAANQSETDNLRKEIEAINRSSIEKEERAKQVLKGARTKIMQLTESKKICEKELLDLKSRIESGAGSAGISGDPETEHDARLVALKSQMEGRISRLEHEKSEIQAEKEALLQRVTQLQRQLSGVSGVSATTEPPTANIKPMSARTDTPLASIRPMSVVVQSRTAAVLPTTAGAPVMVAPHQMQQQQQQIVHTTETSSPTSSLTDFQPASTSSSSQSAQTLRQLVVQPQLSESAESTQREDPESAESLNVQPQQQQCQQQQQQQQQQQTVALVSPRVEQQQQQQQQVVVSDQQQTVASSSTQSVSTSQASISLKRSRVLDSTASGSGMIEGVDHGRQEQAQSPKTKRSRQDISATASASVSDVEYQVRMVPTSSQRDQDEEMEEGCVVVVDCDEGEGGGNHQAQEEEEFDNDPYEMEEEEEEPYEVEVEVERDNNEVEIIMEEDSTSVEVPRQGQAVMPTNQQQSEAISSAGPTGEPQTSFTTRSSRVIAPMPRQQQQQHLLLPQSYEDGGDDCIVPSTPTLFVPRRDGFGEAVSSPQVPQARFTFGDSSAPTTASSTPSLTTPTGSTTRTIFGSSSNSAVPQVVQESLDDSRMDLVQMEEGGTGRSVPTTPLQVSPAADLPPSVKYLYFNIISDDMTNMISRNLQTSSGQVEEQETSVSVAPVSVTVTSGDNVEEVSIPNIRIVGTDDQQRGPIEATESSTTPSEGVSSEGEKRSEESVTEDDSVDTVEVAEEAGSELVEDEVEEESREAEASPSSNTRQRTMAANLAASMTNAGESNNARGATLRRSPRSPFRAARGARPTPIVWGEGQSGRGQAVMRGHTTRGTTSEGGRGRGTRGRRMRSKYPYGRYS; this is encoded by the exons ATGGAAGTGGTTGAAGAGAATGAGCCTAACGTTTTACGGGAGATAGCGAATGACGAGGAATTGGCGCAAATTCCACAAGAATTAGTGAGGAAAATTCATTCACATTTCAATGTGAAATTTGACGAATTTATAACTGCCAAGGCAGTTTTTGAAACTAACCGGAAAAATCTGG aacaaaatttggaaaaaacacaaaaagaGTTTGCGGAACAGAAGTTGTATCTTGATGAATACAAAGAGAAATCAGAATTAGCAGAAAAGAACAATGCAGAGTTATGCAGCAATCTGGAAGAAGTTAAGAATGAAGTACACAAATTACAAGAATCTGTCAAacg tttGGAGAAGGAAAATGGCGACCTACGTAGACAAAGAGATGCAGTTACGGATGAGGCAAATGCATTGCAGCTTCAAGTTGAAAGGAGAGATACTGAAGTTGAACGAATGCGCACTGAATTATCCTCCTTAAGCTCTCAGCTTCAAACTGCAATTGCAACTAAATGCCAAACTCTAGCTGAGACTGAAGAAATTCGCAGTCGAGAAATGACTTTAGACTTCaa GGAGAAACGACTGGAACAAGAACGAGCACTTCTTTCTCAACAAATGGCAGGCCTTGAAGAAGAACTGAACAAGAGAACCTCTGAATTGCAGACATCAAGATCTGAAGCCTCTGGCAGAGCTCTTTTAATTGATACTAAACTGTCCCAACGCGAGGAAGAGCTGCGCATAGCCAATGAAGCTAATTCGCAATTGAGAATATCAATATCGTCTCTTCAGCAACAGTGCGACGAATTAGTTCAGAAAGTGGAACAGCAACGAGCTCATGAGATCGCTATAAATGATTCTtatcaaaaagaaattaatgcaCAGAAGAATCTAGCCAGTTTATATGAATCCATGAAAGATGACGCTAATGCCAAGGCTGAGGCAATCTCCAATGCAGCGAGTGAATTGCAGAAACTTGTAGATGGTACTGCAGAAGAATACGGAATTTTGGAGACAAAGTACAATCAATTAATGCTCCAACATAAGCAAGATATCGAAGAGAAAGAACAAAACATAGAGAGCCTAACAAAGGAATTGGAACACGCTAATGAATTGCTGAAGAGTATCCAACAAG AGAAATTAGATCAAGCTGTGGAACAGTTAGCGCCTACAGCAGCCATAACAAGTCGAGTGCTTCGAAAGGGTTTGAGTCTTACGCAGATTTACACGAAACATGTCGAGATCAGCAATGAATTGACTTTGACGCAAGAAGAGAACAAACGCCTGAAATCTGAAATGGAAGTGATACATCGCGAACTTGAGGAGAGAGCGCCATTGGTACAGCAACAGCTTCAAGATTACGAAACGGCTATGAATAATGTGGTAACGCTGACGTCAAGGTTGGACGAACTCCTCGTGGAGAATCAGCGTCTTCACGAGAGAGCCGATGAGGCTAACCGTATAGCCAAGCATCATACGCAAGAAAATCAGAGACTGAAAACTGAACTCGCTGACTTGGCGAGACAA GTGTGTTATCTTCTCAAAGAAGTCCAAGAAAGTCGCAGTGGTACCCGCGtggaaaatagaaatttatcttCGTCCATAGATACGGACGATATCTTGTCATCGCAAATCATCAGCAAGAAGCTGGTGACCTTTAAGGACATTGAGGAGCTGCAGGAAAATAATCAGAAGCTCTTGGCGGTTGTACGCGTGTTATCATCCAGGCAGGAAGAGATCGAACGTGCCACCGATGAGATAAATTCTGGCGAGATGAAGGAAAAATTGGATCGTTACATGGAGCAGCTATCGGAGATGCAGGTTTCGCAGGACAGGCAGTCGAAAATGTTGGATGGTCTTTTGAAGCAAAGGGACATGTACAAGAATATGTACCAACAGATCTTGAAGAACTCTGAGAAGAAGAAGGATGAAACGGAAAATGATATGGAGGAAGGCACATCTAAAGCAGAGGAAGAATCGAAGACCACGAAAAGCAATCAGGAAAAGGAGGAGTGGTCGAAAAAGTTGAAGTTAGTCGAGGACAAACTCAAACATGTCTCGGATGAATACGAGATGTACCGAAAGGAGCGGACTGCGCACGAGAAGATGTTGGGCGAGGAGGTGGAGAGACTCAGAAAGGAAGCGGAAGCAAATTCAGCGAGATGTTGCAGACTGAGAGCACAACTGGACTCTGCGAACGAGAGATTTACACTCTTGCAAGGCAACGTCGCTTCTTACAAGACTCAAATCAAGACTCTGGAAGAGAAGTGCACCAATTACAATGTCACCATCGGTAAGCACGAGCAGAGCATTATGATCCTGAAAGATGAGACGCTCGGCGCGCAGACTCGCTTGTCACGTGCTGAAGTTCAATTGGAGAATGTACGGCAAGAATGCCGAATTCTGCGAGATTCCGAAGGACGGCTGCTGAAGGAACGGGAAGTTTATCAGAGGGAAAGACAGACTCAATCTCTGCTCAAAGCGGATATGGAATCTATCAAAGCCAGTTTGGAACGCGTCCAGGCTGAAGGACAGCTCAGGACCGAGCAGAGACTCGACGACGCTAACAGAGAGTGCGCCGCGCTTCGGCGTCGTCTTCAAGAAGAACAGGATCGCTTTAGAGAATTGACTTCACATCAGGAGAGACAATTGGTAATCTTACAAGACAGATTGAAGGAAGAACGCGAAGTGAGCGAGAAGATAAAGGCACAGTTAGATCAAGCGCGAGAAACTGAGGCTCAAAGCAGTCAAAAAGTCGACGAACTAAGCAACAAATTGAGACAGGCAGCCGCCCATTCCATCTCTAAGCCTTTGACAGGAGATGAGGGTCTTGTGAAGAGAGTGAAGGAGCTGGAGATACAGTTGAATACTTATCAAGTAGAAGTGAAGTCACTCTCTGAACAACTGAAAGCAGCTAGACAACAAAATCAACAATACTGCGATATCGCCGAGAGCGCAGAGACGCAATTGAGAGAATTGACCGCGGAGTATAACAAGTGCAAAGAGGAGTTGGAGAACGCCCTGAAGGAATCGCGCGTAGAGATTATTTCGCTGCAAAAGAAAGTGAAGGATCTGAGCAACGATCTGGCAAGAATATCGAATGGTAGGCAGGAAACCGATTCAGAGCTAAGAGAGAGGCTGGCCGAGGCTGAGAGGAAGGTCGAGGAGCTGGACGAGTTGAAGGGCGAGCTGGAGTTGTTGAAGAGCGATCTGAAATCTGTCTCCATCACGGCCAAAGAAACAGAAGAGAAATACGCGAGGGAAATGATGCAGCATTCGTCCGATTTGCAG cttcTCGCCAAACTGAAGGAAGAAGCTCAGCAAGTTCAACAGCGTATTAGTGTTTTGACTCAAGAGCGGAATGCAGCGTTGGAAGCTTTGAAGATTGAGAAATCTGCTTCTAAAGAAAGAGAACAGAAATTAACGAATGAGATCGAAGAGACGCAGAAAAGAGTCGTGGATCTGGACTCGCAAAATACACTTCTGCATAATCAAATCCAGGAATTGGGCGACCGAGTCGCCATTATACAGAGTCAGCAGACCAAGATAAGTGGAAGAGAGAGCCCCGATACCAGCCTGGAAGCTCTGAATAAGAGTTTCAGCTCTCTGGAGGAAGACTCCAAGTCAGTGGAACAGTTGTTGAGAGTCATGAAGTACTTGCGAAGGGAGAAAGATCTGGCGATGGCGAAATCCGACGTTCTACGAGCGGAAAATCTCAGATTGAAGTCACAGGCCGAGATGGCAGAGAAACGGCTGAAAGAATCTGAAACCTTGCTGAATTCTGAACGAGAAAAGTCCGAAATCGACGTGATGACGACGTCCAAGCACGCAGAACTACTGCGTAAAGTGGAGACTTTGAATGCTATCACGGATTCTAACCGCATTCTCAGGGAGGAAAGAGACAGTTTGAGTGCCAAGGTGAACGAGCTCATGGCAAAAGTGAATGCTTTATCGGAGGAAGTGGTGCCTCTTCGCGATATATCTAGAGACTTGACGGCGAAAACTGAAGCTTTGGCGGAAGAAAACACCAGCTTGAAGGGCGAGGCGACCAGGTGGAGACAGAGAGCGAATACGTTATTAGAGAGAGCGAATAAGGCCAGCCCCGAGGATTGGCGGCGACTACAGACCGAAAGAGAGAATCTCAGCAAATTGTTGACGTCAGAAAGGGAGACTCATGCGAAGAGAAGTGAAGAATTTAATCAAACGAAGATGGAGAAGTCGAAACTCGAAGAGCAATTGGGACAAATGCAAAAACAAATACAAACTCTGGACGAGCAGATGTTACGCTCGTCTGAAGAGGTCCGCAAACTTGGCCAAGAGCTCAACGATGCATTAGCAGATTCCTCTTCGAAGGCGAAAGATCTGGTTTTGCTCAGAAAGGAACTAAGCGACAAGGAAGCCGTTCTTAACGACATTAGAAACAAGGAAATTCAAATTCGCAAAATAgccaaaaaatacaaaacgcAGTTCGAGGAACTTGCGAGAACCGTCGaggaagaaaagaatcgtaacGAAGAAGCCCGAAATGAGGACACCTCTGGCGCGGCCGCGCAAGAGCGCGAGGATCAATTGCGAGAGGAAGGCCGCCAAGAACTGCGACAAATGAACGTCGAACTCACGACAAAGATGGATGAATTAACTCGCCAGATGGCAGCGAATCAGAGCGAAACCGACAATCTGAGAAAGGAGATCGAAGCTATAAATCGCAGTAGCAtagagaaagaagagagagcgAAGCAGGTTCTCAAAGGCGCTAGGACGAAAATCATGCAGTTGACAGAATCGAAGAAGATCTGCGAGAAGGAGTTGTTAGATTTGAAATCTAGAATAGAATCTGGAGCTGGGAGCGCGGGGATATCAGGCGATCCCGAGACAGAGCATGATGCGCGTCTAGTGGCGCTAAAATCGCAGATGGAAGGTCGCATCTCTCGGCTGGAGCACGAAAAGTCGGAGATACAGGCGGAGAAGGAGGCGCTTTTACAACGGGTTACTCAACTCCAGAGACAATTGTCAGGCGTGAGTGGAGTGAGCGCGACCACGGAGCCGCCGACGGCGAATATCAAGCCGATGTCGGCTAGAACGGATACACCTTTGGCGAGTATCCGGCCAATGAGCGTAGTGGTGCAATCACGAACGGCAGCTGTATTGCCCACTACAGCTGGTGCGCCGGTCATGGTTGCACCACATCAGatgcagcagcaacagcaacagatAGTACATACTACGGAAACGAGCTCGCCGACTAGCAGTCTGACGGACTTTCAGCCGGCGAGTACCAGCAGTTCTTCGCAGAGCGCACAGACTCTCCGCCAGTTGGTGGTGCAACCGCAATTAAGCGAGTCGGCTGAATCGACGCAAAGGGAAGATCCGGAAAGCGCAGAATCGCTCAATGTACAACCGCAGCAGCAACAGTgccagcaacagcagcagcaacagcagcagcagcaaacTGTAGCGTTGGTGAGCCCCAGAGTggaacagcagcagcaacagcagcagcaggttGTCGTCAGCGATCAACAACAGACGGTAGCGAGCAGCTCCACACAATCAGTTAGCACATCTCAAGCGTCCATAAGTCTCAAAAGAAGTCGAGTTCTAGACTCGACTGCTTCTGGTTCTGGAATGATTGAGGGAGTGGACCACGGACGCCAAGAACAGGCGCAGAGTCCGAAGACCAAGAGAAGCAGGCAGGATATCAGCGCGACCGCGAGTGCCAGCGTCTCCGACGTGGAGTATCAGGTGAGAATG GTTCCTACATCAAGCCAGAGAGATCAAGACGAGGAAATGGAAGAAGGTTGCGTGGTGGTCGTAGATTGTGACGAAGGTGAAGGTGGAGGCAACCACCAAGCTCAAGAAGAGGAGGAATTCGACAATGATCCGTACGAGatggaggaggaggaagaggagccTTACGAAGTCGAAGTGGAAGTCGAACGAGACAATAACGAGGTGGAGATTATTATGGAGGAGGATTCCACCAGTGTCGAGGTGCCGAGGCAAGGCCAAGCAGTCATGCCTACCAATCAGCAACAGTCCGAAGCCATCAGCAGCGCTGGGCCGACCGGCGAGCCTCAAACGTCTTTCACGACGAGATCGTCGAGAGTGATTGCGCCGATGCCCAgacagcaacagcagcaacatcTTCTTCTG CCACAGAGTTACGAAGATGGCGGCGATGACTGCATTGTACCGAGCACGCCTACTCTGTTTGTTCCTCGCCGCGATGGCTTCGGCGAAGCTGTGAGTTCTCCGCAAGTTCCGCAGGCTCGTTTCACTTTCGGAGATTCGTCGGCGCCTACAACAGCCTCGTCGACGCCGTCTTTAACGACGCCCACAGGTTCCACTACAAGAACCATCTTCGGTTCTTCATCGAATTCTGCAGTGCCTCAGGTGGTCCAGGAAAGCCTAGATGATAGTAGAATGGACCTGGTGCAAATGGAAGAAGGTGGCACTGGTCGTAGCGTGCCCACTACACCGCTCCAGGTGTCTCCAGCTGCAGATTTACCACCATcggtgaaatatttatattttaatataatttccgATGATATGACGAATATGATTTCGAGAAACCtacaa ACTAGTAGTGGCCAAGTCGAAGAACAAGAAACCAGCGTATCCGTCGCGCCCGTTTCTGTGACAGTCACTTCCGGTGACAATGTCGAAGAAGTCAGCATTCCGAATATTCGCATCGTGGGTACTGATGATCAGCAACGCGGTCCAATCGAAGCCACGGAATCTAGCACAACACCAAGCGAAG GAGTGAGTTCAGAGGGTGAAAAACGATCAGAAGAATCGGTGACCGAGGATGATAGCGTGGATACAGTGGAAGTGGCGGAAGAAGCAGGAAGCGAACTCGTCGAAGACGAAGTCGAGGAAGAGAGTCGCGAGGCAGAGGCATCGCCGTCTAGCAATACTCGCCAGAGAACGATGGCGGCCAACCTGGCGGCCAGCATGACGAATGCGGGTGAATCTAACAACGCCAGGGGAGCGACGCTGAGAAGATCGCCGAGGTCGCCGTTCAGGGCAGCGAGAGGTGCGAGACCTACGCCGATTGTATGGGGAGAAGGCCAATCCGGTAGAG GACAAGCCGTGATGCGAGGGCACACGACAAGAGGGACCACAAGCGAAGGAGGACGAGGACGAGGAACGCGCGGCCGACGAATGCGTTCAAAATATCCTTATGGTCGATATTCGTAA